The Jannaschia sp. M317 DNA segment TTCGGTGCCGAGGATCTGGCCGCGTTGACCGGCCAGATCTCGGAGCGTCTGGGTCAGGAATATCAGGGTGCCGCGCGACAGGTGATCAAGCGCCAACTGCTCGATCAACTGGACGGTCTGGTGACCTTTGACCTGCCGCCCTCGTTGGTCGAGGCCGAGGCAAGCCAGATCGCGCACCAACTGTGGCACGAGGAAAACCCCGACGTCCAGGGTCACGACCACGCCAAGATCGAACCCACCGACGAGCATAACGCCTTGGCCCAACGCCGCGTGCGCCTTGGCCTTCTGCTTGCCGAACTCGGCCAGAAGGAAGGCGTCGAAGTGACCGATGCCGAGATGACCCAGGCGATCATGAACCAGGCCCGTCAGTATCCGGGTCAGGAGCGGGAGTTCTTTCAGTTCATCCAGCAGAACCAGCAGGCTCAGCAGCAGCTGCGCGCCCCGCTGTTCGAGGACAAGGTCATTGACCTGATCCTGGAGCGGGCCGAAGTCACCGACAAGTCGGTCACCAAGGAAGAGCTGCAGGCCGAGGTCGAGAAGCTCGAAGACGCATAAGACGTATCGCGCGGCGCAAGGCCGCTGCGGAGAAGATGAAGGGCACCCGGACGGGTGCCCTTTTTCGTATCAGCCGCCCGGTGTCACATGCAGGACCGACCCATTGCCAGAGTCGATCAGCACCAGAAAACTGCCGTCCGCCAGGACTTCGATGTCCCGCACCCGGCCCACGTCGCGCAGCAGGCGCTCCTCCTCCACGACCACGCCGTCGTCCAGCGACAACCTCACCACGCCGCCGGGGTTCAGCGAGGATGCCAGGATGTCGCCGTTCCAATCGCCGAACGCCGCGCCCGCGTGAAAGGCCATGCCCCCCGGTGCGATCACGGGGTCCCAGAAATAGACCGGTTGCTCCAACCCCTCGCGGACGGCGTCGCCGGACCCGATGGCCCCACCGCGATACCGTTCGCCGTAACTGATGACCGGCCAGCCGTAGTTCAGGCCCGGTTCCGGTCGGTTCAACTCATCCCCACCCTTGGGTCCGTGTTCGATGGTCCAGAGCGTGCCATCGGCATCCACAGCCGCGCCCTGAATGTTGCGATGTCCCAAGGACCAGATCGTATCGATCGCCCCCGCCACCCCGACGAACGGATTGTCGGCAGGCACCGACCCATCGCGGTTGACGCGGATCACCTTTCCATAGGTCTTGTCCAGGTCCTGCGCGAACAGCCGCTCCTGCTCCGATGAATGCTCGCCCGTGGTCACCGCGACGGTGCCGTCGGCCAGAAAGACGACGCGGCTGCCAAAATGCATCGGATTGCGCGAGGCGGGGGCCTGGACGAAGATGTCCTTGACGTCGGCGAGACCACTCAGATCCTTGGCCAGGACACCCCGTGCCGCGGCGGTGGCGCTGCCGCCTTCGACAGGTTTGGCATAGGTCAGATAGACCTCGCGCGTCGACGCAAAATCGGGCGCCAGGGCCACGTCCAACAGGCCGCCTTGCCGCGCGGCCAGCACCTCGGGGGTGCCGGACAGGGGGGGCGATAGCGTGCCGTCGGGTGCCAGATGGCGCAGCCGTCCTGGGCGTTCCGTCACCAACCAACCCGCGTCCCCCGGCAGGGTCGCAATGCCCCAGGGATGTTCCAGCCCGCCCGCCAGACGCTCCATGTTCAGTGTCACGTCGGACGGGGTCAGCGGTGCGCGGAACTGCTCGCGGAAGGCGGGCGGGAAATCGGTGTTTTGTGGGCCCCAGTCAAAGTCCTGCGCCGCGACCCCCATAGGGGCGAGCGCGAGGATCAGGGCAGGGGGCATGGCTATGGGGCGCATCGGCAATCTCCGGTTGCAGGGCATGACACATAGCTAGTGCAGGCATCGCACCGGTCACCTCACCTCTGCGTCAGTGCTGGACCTGAGGACCTGCAGGGGGCAAACAGGATCCGCCCGCAAGATCCCCGGAGGTGCCGATGGCCAACCCTCTCTACGACCGACTTTTCGGCCGACACGCCGGGCGGGACGCCCCCTTTGTGCATTTGTCGGACGAGCGCCGCATCAGCTATGCGGATTTCCATACGATGGCCGGGCGCTTTGCGTCGGCGCTGACGGCGATGGGTTTGAACCCCGGCGACCGGGTCGCCGTGCAGATCGAAAAATCCGTGGAGGCGCTGGCGCTCTATGCGGCCTGCGTCCGCGCGGGGTTGGTGTTTCTGCCGCTGAATACCGCCTATACGCCGGAGGAATTGGGGTACTTCGTCCGCGATTCCGGCGCGGCGCTTTTGGTGTGCGATCCGGGTCGGGCGGCGGCCCTGTCCGCGCTGAATGCGCCACGCCTGGAAACCCTGTCGGGCGATGGCAAAGGCACCCTGGCTCTGGCCGCAGCGGGCGCAAATCCGGGCTTCGACACTCTCGACCGAACCTCGGACGACCTGGCGGCGATCCTTTACACGTCGGGCACGACGGGCCGATCCAAGGGCGCGATGCTGAGCCAGGAAAACCTGCTGTCGAACGCGTTGACCCTGGCCCGGGCCTGGCGTTTCACCTCAGACGACACGCTGCTGCATGCGCTGCCGATCTTTCACACCCATGGTCTGTTCGTGGCG contains these protein-coding regions:
- a CDS encoding PQQ-dependent sugar dehydrogenase, which encodes MRPIAMPPALILALAPMGVAAQDFDWGPQNTDFPPAFREQFRAPLTPSDVTLNMERLAGGLEHPWGIATLPGDAGWLVTERPGRLRHLAPDGTLSPPLSGTPEVLAARQGGLLDVALAPDFASTREVYLTYAKPVEGGSATAAARGVLAKDLSGLADVKDIFVQAPASRNPMHFGSRVVFLADGTVAVTTGEHSSEQERLFAQDLDKTYGKVIRVNRDGSVPADNPFVGVAGAIDTIWSLGHRNIQGAAVDADGTLWTIEHGPKGGDELNRPEPGLNYGWPVISYGERYRGGAIGSGDAVREGLEQPVYFWDPVIAPGGMAFHAGAAFGDWNGDILASSLNPGGVVRLSLDDGVVVEEERLLRDVGRVRDIEVLADGSFLVLIDSGNGSVLHVTPGG